A part of Escherichia marmotae genomic DNA contains:
- the lepA gene encoding translation elongation factor 4: MKNIRNFSIIAHIDHGKSTLSDRIIQICGGLSDREMEAQVLDSMDLERERGITIKAQSVTLDYKASDGETYQLNFIDTPGHVDFSYEVSRSLAACEGALLVVDAGQGVEAQTLANCYTAMEMDLEVVPVLNKIDLPAADPERVAEEIEDIVGIDATDAVRCSAKTGVGVQDVLERLVRDIPPPEGDPEGPLQALIIDSWFDNYLGVVSLIRIKNGTLRKGDKVKVMSTGQTYNADRLGIFTPKQVDRTELKCGEVGWLVCAIKDIHGAPVGDTLTLARNPAEKALPGFKKVKPQVYAGLFPVSSDDYEAFRDALGKLSLNDASLFYEPESSTALGFGFRCGFLGLLHMEIIQERLEREYDLDLITTAPTVVYEVETTGKEVIYVDSPSKLPAVNNIYELREPIAECHMLLPQAYLGNVITLCVEKRGVQTNMVYHGNQVALTYEIPMAEVVLDFFDRLKSTSRGYASLDYNFKRFQASDMVRVDVLINGERVDALALITHRDNSQNRGRELVEKMKDLIPRQQFDIAIQAAIGTHIIARSTVKQLRKNVLAKCYGGDISRKKKLLQKQKEGKKRMKQIGNVELPQEAFLAILHVGKDNK, encoded by the coding sequence ATGAAGAATATACGTAACTTTTCGATCATAGCTCACATTGACCACGGTAAATCGACGCTGTCTGACCGTATTATCCAGATCTGCGGTGGCCTGTCTGACCGTGAAATGGAGGCACAGGTTCTCGATTCCATGGATCTTGAGCGTGAGCGTGGTATTACTATCAAAGCGCAGAGCGTGACGCTGGACTATAAAGCGTCCGATGGCGAAACCTATCAACTTAACTTTATCGACACCCCGGGTCACGTGGACTTCTCCTATGAAGTATCCCGTTCGCTGGCTGCTTGTGAAGGTGCATTGTTAGTGGTCGATGCAGGGCAGGGCGTAGAAGCGCAAACCCTGGCAAACTGCTACACCGCGATGGAAATGGACCTCGAGGTGGTGCCGGTACTTAACAAAATTGACTTACCAGCAGCCGATCCTGAACGCGTTGCGGAAGAAATCGAAGATATCGTCGGCATCGACGCTACCGACGCAGTGCGTTGCTCGGCAAAAACAGGTGTTGGTGTGCAGGATGTACTGGAACGTCTGGTGCGTGACATTCCGCCGCCGGAGGGAGATCCAGAAGGCCCATTGCAGGCACTGATTATCGACTCCTGGTTCGACAACTACCTGGGCGTTGTTTCACTTATCCGTATTAAAAACGGCACCCTGCGTAAGGGTGATAAAGTGAAAGTCATGAGTACCGGGCAGACTTATAACGCCGACCGCCTGGGTATTTTCACGCCGAAGCAAGTTGATCGTACTGAACTGAAATGTGGTGAAGTAGGTTGGTTGGTTTGTGCGATTAAAGATATTCACGGCGCACCAGTAGGCGATACCTTAACGCTGGCGCGTAATCCGGCAGAAAAAGCGCTGCCAGGCTTTAAGAAAGTTAAACCTCAGGTTTATGCCGGTCTGTTCCCGGTAAGTTCCGACGACTATGAAGCCTTCCGCGACGCGCTGGGCAAATTGAGTCTGAACGATGCCTCTCTGTTCTACGAGCCGGAAAGTTCTACTGCGCTGGGCTTTGGCTTCCGCTGCGGCTTCCTCGGCCTGCTGCATATGGAGATCATTCAGGAACGTCTGGAACGTGAATACGATCTTGACCTGATTACCACGGCACCGACAGTAGTGTATGAAGTAGAAACTACGGGGAAAGAAGTTATCTACGTCGACAGCCCGTCTAAACTGCCAGCAGTGAATAACATCTACGAACTGCGTGAGCCGATCGCGGAATGTCACATGCTGCTGCCGCAGGCATATCTCGGTAACGTTATTACGCTGTGCGTAGAAAAACGTGGTGTACAGACCAATATGGTTTACCACGGTAATCAGGTGGCGCTGACGTACGAGATCCCGATGGCGGAAGTGGTGCTCGACTTCTTCGATCGCTTGAAATCTACCTCGCGTGGTTATGCGTCTCTGGATTACAACTTCAAACGCTTCCAGGCTTCCGACATGGTGCGTGTTGACGTTTTAATCAACGGTGAACGTGTCGATGCGCTGGCGTTGATCACCCACCGTGATAATTCGCAAAACCGTGGTCGCGAGCTGGTGGAGAAGATGAAAGATCTAATCCCACGCCAGCAGTTTGATATTGCCATTCAGGCAGCGATTGGTACGCACATTATCGCGCGTTCCACCGTGAAGCAGCTTCGTAAAAACGTACTGGCCAAATGTTATGGCGGCGATATCAGCCGTAAGAAAAAGCTGCTGCAGAAGCAGAAAGAAGGTAAGAAACGCATGAAGCAGATCGGTAACGTCGAGCTGCCGCAGGAAGCGTTCCTCGCTATTCTGCATGTCGGCAAAGACAACAAATAA
- the lepB gene encoding signal peptidase I, protein MANMFALILVIATLVTGILWCVDKFFFAPKRRERQAAAQAAAGDSLDKATLKKVAPKPGWLETGASVFPVLALVLIVRSFIYEPFQIPSGSMMPTLLIGDFILVEKFAYGIKDPIYQKTLIETGHPKRGDIVVFKYPEDPKLDYIKRAVGLPGDKVTYDPVAKELTIQPGCSSGQACESALPVTYSNVEPSDFVQTFSRRNGGEATSGFFEVPKNETKENGIRLSERKETLGDVTHRILTVPIAQDQVGMYYQQPGQQLATWIVPPGQYFMMGDNRDNSADSRYWGFVPEANLVGRATAIWMSFDKQEGEWPTGVRLSRIGGIH, encoded by the coding sequence ATGGCGAATATGTTTGCCCTGATTCTGGTGATTGCCACACTGGTGACGGGCATTTTATGGTGCGTGGATAAATTCTTTTTCGCACCTAAACGGCGGGAACGTCAGGCAGCAGCGCAGGCGGCTGCTGGAGACTCACTGGATAAAGCTACGCTGAAAAAAGTTGCGCCAAAACCAGGTTGGCTGGAAACCGGTGCTTCTGTATTTCCGGTGCTGGCACTTGTGTTAATTGTGCGTTCATTTATTTATGAACCGTTCCAGATCCCGTCAGGTTCGATGATGCCGACTCTGTTAATCGGTGACTTCATTCTGGTGGAGAAATTTGCCTACGGTATTAAAGATCCTATCTACCAGAAAACGCTGATCGAAACCGGCCATCCGAAACGTGGTGATATTGTGGTCTTTAAATACCCGGAAGATCCAAAGCTTGATTACATCAAGCGTGCGGTTGGCTTACCGGGCGATAAAGTCACTTACGATCCGGTTGCGAAAGAGCTGACTATTCAACCTGGATGCAGTTCCGGTCAGGCGTGTGAAAGCGCGCTACCGGTAACGTATTCCAACGTGGAGCCGAGCGATTTTGTTCAAACCTTCTCTCGTCGTAATGGTGGGGAAGCGACCAGCGGATTCTTTGAAGTGCCGAAAAACGAAACTAAAGAAAACGGTATTCGTCTTTCTGAACGTAAAGAGACACTGGGTGATGTTACACACCGCATCCTGACAGTACCTATCGCTCAGGACCAGGTAGGGATGTATTACCAGCAGCCAGGGCAACAACTGGCAACCTGGATTGTCCCGCCGGGCCAATACTTCATGATGGGTGACAACCGCGATAACAGCGCGGACAGTCGTTACTGGGGTTTTGTGCCAGAAGCTAACCTGGTGGGTCGGGCGACGGCTATCTGGATGAGTTTCGATAAACAGGAAGGCGAATGGCCAACTGGCGTTCGTTTAAGTCGCATCGGCGGCATTCACTAA
- the rseC gene encoding SoxR-reducing system protein RseC, with protein MIKEWATVVSWQNGQALVSCDVKASCSSCASRAGCGSRVLNKLGPQTTHTIVVSCDEPLVPGQKVELGIAESSLLSSALLVYMSPLVGLFLVASLFQLLFASDIAALCGAILGGVGGFLIARGYSRKFAARTEWQPIILSVALPPGLVRYEASSEDASQ; from the coding sequence ATGATCAAAGAGTGGGCTACTGTCGTCTCCTGGCAAAACGGGCAGGCGCTGGTCAGTTGCGATGTTAAAGCTTCATGCAGCAGTTGCGCTTCCCGCGCAGGTTGCGGCAGTCGCGTGTTGAATAAACTAGGCCCGCAAACCACACATACCATCGTCGTATCCTGTGATGAACCGTTAGTGCCGGGGCAGAAAGTTGAATTGGGAATCGCTGAAAGCAGCCTGCTTAGCTCCGCATTATTGGTTTATATGTCGCCGCTGGTGGGATTATTCCTTGTCGCTTCGTTATTTCAGCTACTCTTTGCTTCAGATATTGCAGCATTATGCGGAGCAATCCTCGGCGGCGTTGGTGGATTCCTGATTGCGCGAGGATACTCACGTAAGTTTGCCGCCCGAACAGAATGGCAACCGATCATCTTAAGTGTGGCATTGCCGCCTGGCCTTGTGCGATATGAAGCATCTTCGGAAGACGCGAGCCAGTGA
- the rseB gene encoding sigma-E factor regulatory protein RseB, with translation MKQLWFAMSLVTGSLLFSANASATPASGALLQQMNLASQSLNYELSFISINKQGVESLRYRHARLDNRPLAQLLQMDGPRREVVQRGNEISYFEPGLEPFTLNGDYIVDSLPSLIYTDFKRLSPYYDFISVGRTRIADRLCEVIRVVARDGTRYSYVVWMDTESKLPMRVDLLDRDGETLEQFRVIAFNVNQDISNSMQTLAKANLPPLLSVPVCEKAKFNWAPTWLPQGFSEVSSSRRPLPTMDNMPIESRLYSDGLFSFSVNVNRATPSSTDQMLRTGRRTVSTSIRDNAEITIVGELPPQTAKRIAENIKFGAAE, from the coding sequence ATGAAGCAACTTTGGTTTGCCATGTCATTAGTGACAGGTAGCCTGTTATTCTCTGCTAACGCCTCGGCCACTCCCGCGTCCGGGGCGTTATTACAGCAGATGAACCTGGCTAGCCAGTCACTGAATTACGAGCTGTCATTCATCAGCATCAATAAACAAGGTGTTGAGTCTCTGCGTTATCGACATGCACGCCTCGATAACCGTCCTCTTGCACAGTTGTTGCAAATGGATGGCCCGCGCCGGGAAGTGGTACAGCGCGGCAATGAAATCAGCTACTTTGAACCGGGCCTTGAACCGTTCACTCTTAATGGCGATTACATTGTTGATTCTCTGCCATCGCTCATCTATACCGATTTCAAACGCCTTTCTCCTTACTACGACTTTATCTCTGTGGGGCGCACCCGTATTGCTGACCGCTTATGTGAGGTAATCCGCGTGGTAGCCCGTGATGGCACACGCTACAGCTACGTCGTGTGGATGGACACCGAATCGAAATTACCGATGCGGGTTGATCTCCTTGATCGCGATGGTGAGACACTGGAGCAATTCCGCGTGATCGCTTTCAACGTTAATCAGGATATCAGCAACAGTATGCAGACACTGGCGAAGGCAAACTTGCCGCCTCTGCTTTCTGTACCTGTTTGTGAGAAAGCCAAATTTAACTGGGCTCCAACCTGGTTGCCACAGGGCTTTAGCGAAGTTTCCAGCAGTCGACGTCCGTTACCGACGATGGATAACATGCCCATCGAATCGCGTCTCTATTCCGACGGGTTGTTCAGCTTCTCGGTAAACGTTAACCGCGCTACGCCATCCAGTACCGATCAGATGTTGCGAACCGGACGCCGAACGGTCAGCACCAGCATACGCGACAACGCGGAAATCACCATTGTTGGTGAACTGCCACCGCAAACGGCGAAACGAATTGCCGAGAATATTAAGTTTGGGGCAGCGGAATGA
- the rpoE gene encoding RNA polymerase sigma factor RpoE produces the protein MSEQLTDQVLVERVQKGDQKAFNLLVVRYQHKVASLVSRYVPSGDVPDVVQEAFIKAYRALDSFRGDSAFYTWLYRIAVNTAKNYLVAQGRRPPSSDVDAIEAENFESGGALKEISNPENLMLSEELRQIVFRTIESLPEDLRMAITLRELDGLSYEEIAAIMDCPVGTVRSRIFRAREAIDNKVQPLIRR, from the coding sequence ATGAGCGAGCAGTTAACGGACCAGGTCCTGGTTGAACGGGTCCAGAAGGGAGATCAGAAAGCTTTTAACTTACTGGTAGTGCGCTATCAGCATAAAGTGGCGAGTCTGGTTTCCCGCTATGTGCCGTCGGGTGATGTTCCCGATGTGGTACAAGAAGCTTTTATTAAAGCCTATCGTGCGCTGGATTCGTTCCGGGGAGATAGTGCTTTTTATACATGGCTGTATCGGATTGCTGTTAATACGGCAAAAAATTACCTGGTTGCTCAGGGGCGTCGTCCACCTTCCAGCGATGTGGATGCCATTGAAGCAGAAAACTTCGAAAGTGGCGGCGCGCTGAAAGAAATTTCGAACCCTGAGAACTTAATGTTGTCAGAAGAACTGAGACAGATAGTTTTCCGAACTATTGAGTCCCTCCCGGAAGATTTACGCATGGCAATAACCTTGCGGGAGCTGGATGGCCTGAGCTATGAAGAGATAGCCGCTATCATGGATTGTCCGGTGGGTACGGTGCGTTCACGTATCTTCCGAGCGAGGGAAGCTATTGATAATAAAGTTCAACCGCTTATCAGGCGTTGA
- the nadB gene encoding L-aspartate oxidase: MNTFPEYSCDVLIIGSGAAGLSLALRLADKHHVIVLSKGSVTEGSTFYAQGGIAAVFDETDSIDSHVEDTLVAGAGICDSHAVKFVASNARSCVQWLIDQGVLFDTQVQPNGEESYHLTREGGHSHRRILHAADATGKEVETTLVSKAQSHPNIRVLERSNAVDLIISDKIGLPGTRRVVGAWVWNRNKEAVETCHAKAVVLATGGASKVYQYTTNPDISSGDGIAMAWRAGCRVANLEFNQFHPTALYHPQARNFLLTEALRGEGAYLKRPDGTRFMPDFDERGELAPRDIVARAIDYEMKRLGADCMFLDISHKPADFICQHFPMIYEKLLGLGIDLTKEPVPIVPAAHYTCGGVMVDDYGRTDVDGLYAIGEVSYTGLHGANRMASNSLLECLVYGWSAAEDIERRMPYARGVNRLPSWDESRVEDPDELVVLQHNWHELRLFMWDYVGIVRTTKRLERALRRINMLQQEIDEYYAHFRVSNNLLELRNLVQVAELIVRCAMMRKESRGLHYTLDYPELLTHSGPSILSPGHHYINK; this comes from the coding sequence ATGAATACTTTCCCTGAATATTCTTGTGATGTGTTGATTATCGGTAGTGGCGCTGCCGGGCTTTCACTGGCACTACGTCTGGCAGATAAGCATCATGTCATCGTTCTTAGCAAAGGCTCTGTTACTGAAGGCTCGACGTTTTACGCCCAGGGCGGAATTGCTGCCGTGTTTGATGAAACTGACAGTATCGATTCACATGTGGAAGATACGTTGGTTGCCGGTGCCGGAATTTGCGATAGCCATGCGGTTAAGTTTGTTGCCAGCAATGCGCGTTCCTGTGTGCAATGGTTGATCGATCAAGGGGTATTGTTTGATACCCAGGTGCAACCAAATGGGGAAGAAAGTTACCATCTGACCCGTGAAGGCGGTCATAGCCACCGCCGTATTCTTCATGCCGCCGACGCCACTGGTAAAGAAGTAGAAACTACGCTGGTGAGCAAGGCGCAAAGTCATCCGAATATTCGTGTACTGGAACGCAGCAACGCAGTCGATCTGATTATTTCCGACAAAATTGGTCTGCCGGGGACGCGACGAGTGGTCGGAGCATGGGTGTGGAATCGCAATAAAGAAGCGGTAGAAACCTGTCATGCGAAAGCTGTGGTGCTGGCAACTGGCGGCGCATCGAAGGTTTATCAGTACACCACCAATCCGGATATTTCCTCTGGTGATGGTATTGCCATGGCCTGGCGCGCCGGTTGCCGGGTTGCTAATCTCGAATTTAATCAGTTCCACCCAACGGCGCTGTATCATCCACAGGCGCGGAACTTCCTGTTAACGGAAGCTTTACGTGGCGAAGGCGCTTATTTGAAGCGCCCGGACGGCACACGCTTTATGCCCGATTTTGATGAGCGTGGTGAACTGGCTCCGCGCGATATTGTTGCCCGCGCTATTGACTATGAAATGAAACGCCTCGGCGCGGATTGTATGTTCCTGGATATTAGTCATAAGCCTGCGGATTTTATTTGTCAGCATTTCCCGATGATTTATGAAAAGTTGCTGGGTCTGGGTATTGATCTCACTAAAGAGCCTGTGCCGATAGTACCTGCTGCGCACTATACTTGCGGCGGTGTAATGGTGGATGACTATGGGCGTACTGATGTTGATGGGCTGTATGCGATTGGCGAAGTGAGCTACACAGGATTACATGGCGCTAACCGAATGGCCTCTAACTCATTGCTGGAATGTCTGGTCTACGGCTGGTCGGCGGCGGAAGACATTGAAAGACGGATGCCTTATGCACGTGGCGTCAACCGCTTGCCGTCATGGGATGAAAGCCGCGTTGAGGATCCTGACGAGCTGGTGGTGCTCCAACATAACTGGCATGAGCTGCGTCTGTTTATGTGGGATTACGTCGGTATTGTGCGCACAACAAAGCGCCTAGAGCGTGCCCTGCGACGGATCAATATGTTGCAGCAGGAAATAGACGAATATTATGCCCACTTTCGGGTGTCGAATAATTTACTGGAACTGCGTAATCTGGTGCAGGTTGCCGAGTTAATTGTTCGCTGCGCGATGATGCGCAAGGAGAGTCGGGGCTTGCATTACACGCTGGACTACCCGGAGTTGCTCACGCATTCCGGTCCGTCGATTCTCTCGCCTGGCCATCATTACATAAACAAATAA
- the rseD gene encoding rpoE leader peptide RseD has protein sequence MIRLQHDKQKQMRYGTLQKRDTLIFCLLKLQLMEWRFDSAWKFGLGRLYLG, from the coding sequence ATGATCCGTCTACAGCATGACAAACAAAAACAGATGCGTTACGGAACTTTACAAAAACGAGACACTCTAATCTTTTGTTTGCTCAAATTGCAGCTAATGGAGTGGCGTTTCGACAGCGCGTGGAAATTTGGTTTGGGGAGACTTTACCTCGGATGA
- the rseA gene encoding anti-sigma-E factor RseA has product MQKEQLSALMDGETLDSELLNELAHNPEMQKTWENYHLIRDSMRGDTPEVLHFDISSRVMAAIEEEPVRQPTILIPEAQPAPHQWQKMPFWQKVRPWAAQLTQMGVAACVSLAVIVGVQHYNGQSETSQQPETPVFNTLPMMGKASPVSLGVPSEATANNGQQQQVQEQRRRINAMLQDYELQRRLHSEQLQFEQAQTQQAAVQVPGIQTLGTQSQ; this is encoded by the coding sequence ATGCAGAAAGAACAACTTTCCGCTTTAATGGATGGCGAAACGCTGGATAGTGAGCTGCTTAACGAACTGGCTCACAACCCGGAGATGCAGAAAACCTGGGAAAATTATCACTTAATCCGTGACTCTATGCGGGGTGATACTCCTGAGGTACTCCATTTCGATATCTCTTCACGCGTGATGGCCGCCATTGAAGAAGAGCCCGTTCGCCAACCGACGATATTGATCCCAGAGGCTCAGCCTGCGCCGCATCAATGGCAGAAAATGCCATTCTGGCAGAAAGTTCGTCCGTGGGCGGCACAGCTCACCCAAATGGGGGTAGCGGCATGCGTATCGCTTGCAGTTATCGTTGGCGTCCAGCACTATAATGGACAATCTGAAACGTCCCAGCAGCCCGAAACACCGGTATTTAATACTCTGCCGATGATGGGTAAAGCCAGTCCGGTAAGCCTGGGAGTACCTTCTGAAGCGACCGCGAACAATGGTCAACAGCAGCAGGTACAGGAGCAGCGTCGTCGCATTAATGCCATGTTGCAGGATTACGAATTGCAACGTCGACTCCACTCCGAACAGCTTCAGTTTGAGCAGGCACAGACACAGCAAGCCGCTGTACAGGTGCCAGGAATTCAAACTTTAGGAACGCAATCGCAGTAA
- the trmN gene encoding tRNA(1)(Val) (adenine(37)-N(6))-methyltransferase TrmN yields MSQSTSVLRRNGFTFKQFFVAHDRCAMKVGTDGILLGAWAPVAGVKRCLDIGSGSGLLALMLAQRTDDSVMIDAVELESEAAAQAQENIAQSPWAERINIHTADIQQWITQQAARFDLIISNPPYYQQGVECATPQREQARYTTTLDHQTLLTCAAECITEEGFFCVVLPEQIGNGFTELALSMGWHLRLRTDVAENEARLPHRVLLAFSPLAGEYFSDRLVIRGPDQNYSEAYTALTQAFYLFM; encoded by the coding sequence ATGTCACAGTCTACATCCGTGCTTCGTCGTAATGGATTTACTTTTAAACAGTTTTTTGTCGCGCACGATCGCTGTGCGATGAAAGTGGGAACGGATGGAATTTTACTGGGCGCATGGGCTCCTGTGGCAGGGGTAAAACGCTGCCTTGATATCGGCAGTGGTAGCGGGCTACTGGCGCTAATGCTGGCGCAACGAACTGATGACAGCGTGATGATTGATGCAGTTGAACTGGAAAGTGAGGCAGCGGCTCAGGCGCAGGAAAATATCGCGCAGTCCCCGTGGGCAGAGCGGATTAATATCCATACGGCGGATATTCAGCAGTGGATAACCCAGCAGGCCGCGCGTTTTGACTTAATTATCAGTAACCCGCCGTATTATCAGCAGGGGGTTGAGTGCGCGACGCCGCAACGGGAACAGGCGCGCTATACCACTACGTTGGATCACCAGACGTTGCTTACTTGTGCGGCAGAATGCATTACCGAAGAGGGATTTTTCTGCGTGGTGCTGCCGGAGCAGATTGGTAATGGTTTTACTGAACTGGCATTAAGCATGGGATGGCATTTACGTTTACGGACGGACGTGGCGGAAAACGAGGCTCGATTACCGCATCGGGTGCTACTGGCATTCTCCCCACTGGCGGGGGAATACTTTAGCGATCGGTTAGTGATTCGTGGGCCAGACCAGAACTATTCTGAAGCGTATACGGCGCTGACCCAGGCTTTTTATTTGTTTATGTAA